In a single window of the Drosophila miranda strain MSH22 chromosome XL, D.miranda_PacBio2.1, whole genome shotgun sequence genome:
- the LOC108156916 gene encoding regulator of nonsense transcripts 2, with amino-acid sequence MPANKSGATIAVRPVEIPETATTNSSHAAPSSAAAPEASPNGGDEAAKEAEEREELRLFIHELGEKIESKRLLRQQNANIELPGEEFFARLDSSLKKNTAFVKKLKMFTTTQLEPLLRELSALNLSKYISEICAALAEAKLKMNDVPSVVMLSSRLHATYVDFDTHFLEAWQKVLNIKAEKISNPSKLRVDLRLFAELISSGVIQMKPGLALLGMVLVQLIGQDKDGHNNFSIILSFCRHCGEEYAGLVPQKMQQLALKYGVEVPKSDFLAADKQANLRTMLKGYFKALCKHVLAEQTELMNMTKNIRRTMECKGEISSEKREKCEMMQASFDKLLASAQTLSELLAEPLPQLAKESECCSPGTVIDNMLDSAAFGVLDPWGDEETRAFYTDLPDLRQFLPDFSAPKVDLETMEEPSELTEEAIDANLDAEMDIDDPPSTNSDPPSENIAEDQPPPSTPPLLATTGSSANDLKPQKMCSALMELGRQQLQSQPQTTAQTQQQIRQQFDIFLVNLFNCVNKELIDSAAIEFLLNFNTKHQRKKLTRTIFSVQRTRLDILPYLSRFMAIVHMCNTDVAADLSELLRKEFKWHIRKKNQLNIESKLKIVRFIGEQVKFGLFKKFDALGCLKMLLRDFQHHQIEMACAFVEVTGVYLYNCRDSRLLMNVFLDQMLRLKMATAMDSRHAAQIESVYYLVKPPESSKRESAPRPVIHEYIRHLIFEELCKQNVERCIKMLRRINWLDPETSGYAIKCLSKAFLLRFPLIRCLADLVSGLSSYQPRAVTIVIDNVFEDIRAGLEIHSPRMAQRRIAMAKYLGEMYNYKLVESTHILNTLYSIISLGVSTDQSVVSPLDPPDSLFRLKLACMLLDTCGPYFTSQATRKKLDYFLVFFQHYYWFKKSHPVFCRDNASSADLFPILVDHTYRDCLSAVRPKLKLYTSLEQAKESIDQLQERLFPHLKSHASDPNLTSINENSELDEGPTDEDSGSSNDQRERQAAGLEPEQSNECTENETDVPLGPPPPPEWSKEDLDFEQQYERMTTDSYQERLKEPVKATAKDIPVPMMARLQKKSYEQITAGQISKVVSCPDLPPRSPAPDLPEGSGKAPPVNAGGAGNAAGPPAAAGGGAAAVPFVLMVRGNRGGKQQFKSFVCASDSHLAINLKVQEQKIREEKEKVKRLTLNITERIEEEDYQESLLPPQHRNFTQSYYQKPNKNKFKHQKGAPDADLIFH; translated from the exons ATGCCCGCTAACAAGTCGGGCGCAACTATAGCAGTGAGACCGGTAGAGATACCGGAAACCGCGACAACAAACTCATCCCATGCCGCcccatcatcagcagcagccccagAGGCGTCGCCGAACGGTGGCGATGAGGCTGccaaagaggcagaggagcGCGAGGAGCTGCGGCTGTTTATCCACGAGCTGGGTGAGAAAATCGAGAGCAAGCGGCTGCTGCGTCAGCAAAATGCCAACATTGAGCTGCCCGGCGAGGAGTTCTTTGCCCGCCTCGACTCCAGCCTGAAGAAGAACACAGCGTTTGTGAAAAAGCTGAAAATGTTCACCACTACGCAGCTGGAGCCGCTGCTCCGTGAACTGTCCGCCTTGAATCTGAGCAAGTATATTTCGGAGATCTGTGCCGCCCTGGCGGAGGCCAAGCTCAAGATGAACGATGTACCTTCGGTGGTGATGCTATCCTCACGCCTTCACGCAACCTATGTGGACTTCGACACGCACTTCCTGGAGGCTTGGCAGAAGGTGCTGAACATCAAGGCCgagaagatcagcaacccgaGCAAGCTGCGCGTCGACCTGCGCCTCTTTGCGGAGCTGATTAGCTCGGGTGTTATCCAAATGAAGCCCGGCCTGGCCCTGCTGGGCATGGTACTGGTGCAGCTAATCGGCCAGGACAAGGACGGTCATAACAACTTCTCCATTATACTCTCGTTTTGCCGTCACTGCGGGGAGGAATATGCTGGCCTGGTGCCGCAGAAAATGCAGCAGTTGGCTCTCAAGTACGGCGTCGAGGTGCCCAAATCCGATTTCCTGGCAGCGGACAAGCAGGCAAACCTGCGCACCATGCTCAAGGGCTACTTCAAGGCCCTGTGCAAGCATGTCCTGGCTGAGCAGACCGAACTGATGAACATGACAAAGAACATACGCCGCACGATGGAGTGCAAGGGCGAGATCTCCTCTGAGAAGCGCGAGAAGTGCGAAATGATGCAGGCGAGCTTCGACAAGCTGCTGGCCTCCGCCCAGACCCTGTCGGAGCTGTTGGCCGAGCCGCTGCCGCAGCTGGCCAAGGAGTCTGAGTGCTGCAGTCCGGGTACAGTGATTGACAACATGCTGGACAGTGCCGCCTTCGGGGTGCTCGATCCTTGGGGCGATGAGGAGACACGTGCCTTTTACACAGATCTGCCCGATCTGCGCCAGTTCCTACCCGACTTCTCTGCCCCCAAGGTGGACCTAGAGACCATGGAAGAGCCCAGCGAGCTCACCGAAGAGGCCATTGATGCCAATTTAGACGCCGAAATGGATATCGACGATCCACCCTCCACAAATTCAGATCCACCGTCTGAGAACATAGCCGAAGACCAGCCACCGCCAAGCACTCCACCCCTGCTGGCAACCACGGGCTCCTCGGCTAACGATTTGAAGCCGCAGAAAATGTGCAGCGCTTTGATGGAGCTGGGACGCCAGCAGCTGCAAAGCCAACCGCAGACCACGGCCCAGACACAGCAACAGATACGCCAGCAATTCGATATATTCCTCGTAAATCTCTTCAATTGCGTCAACAAGGAGTTAATCGACTCGGCCGCCATCGAATTTCTGCTCaacttcaacacaaaacaCCAGCGCAAGAAGCTGACCCGGACGATATTCTCGGTGCAGCGCACCCGCCTGGATATCCTGCCCTATCTGTCGCGCTTCATGGCCATCGTTCATATGTGCAACACAGACGTGGCCGCCGATCTGTCCGAGCTGCTGCGTAAGGAGTTCAAGTGGCATATACGCAAAAAGAATCAACTGAATATCGAGTCCAAGCTAAAGATAGTGCGCTTCATTGGGGAGCAAGTGAAGTTCGGGCTCTTCAAGAAGTTCGACGCCCTCGGATGCCTCAAGATGCTGCTGCGCGACTTCCAGCATCATCAGATCGAGATGGCCTGCGCATTTGTGGAGGTGACCGGTGTCTACCTGTACAATTGTCGCGACTCCCGTCTGCTCATGAACGTCTTCCTCGACCAGATGCTTCGCCTGAAGATGGCCACAGCCATGGACTCGCGTCATGCCGCCCAAATTGAGAGTGTCTACTATCTGGTGAAGCCCCCAGAGTCGTCCAAGCGCGAATCCGCGCCACGTCCCGTTATTCACGAGTACATACGCCACCTGATCTTCGAGGAGCTGTGCAAGCAGAACGTCGAGCGGTGCATCAAAATGCTGCGGCGCATCAATTGGCTGGATCCGGAGACCAGCGGCTATGCCATCAAGTGCCTAAGCAAAGCATTTCTTTTGCGCTTCCCACTCATTCGCTGCCTGGCCGATCTGGTGTCCGGCCTCAGCTCTTACCAGCCCCGGGCCGTCACCATTGTCATTGACAATGTGTTCGAGGACATACGCGCCGGCCTCGAGATCCATTCGCCGCGTATGGCCCAGCGTCGCATAGCCATGGCCAAGTATTTGGGCGAAATGTACAACTACAAGCTGGTGGAGTCCACACACATTCTGAATACCCTGTACTCGATTATCTCGCTGGGTGTGTCCACGGATCAGAGCGTGGTGTCGCCGTTGGATCCGCCGGACAGCCTGTTTCGCCTGAAGCTGGCGTGCATGCTTCTCGACACCTGCGGCCCCTACTTCACCAGCCAGGCCACGCGCAAGAA GCTGGACTATTTCCTGGTTTTTTTCCAGCACTATTACTGGTTCAAGAAGTCCCATCCCGTATTCTGCAGGGATAATGCGAGCTCTGCGGATCTCTTTCCCATACTGGTTGATCACACATATCGCGACTGTCTGAGCGCTGTCCGTCCCAAGCTGAAGCTGTACACTAGCCTGGAGCAGGCCAAGGAGTCCATCGATCAGTTGCAGGAGAGACTCTTCCCCCATCTGAAATCGCATGCCAGCGATCCAAATCTGACCAGCATCAATGAGAACAGCGAGCTAGACGAGGGC CCCACTGACGAGGACTCTGGCTCCTCGAACGATCAGCGGGAGCGTCAGGCTGCCGGCCTGGAGCCGGAGCAGAGCAACGAATGTACAGAAAACGAGACCGATGTGCCACTGGgaccaccgccaccgccggaATGGTCCAAGGAGGACTTGGATTTCGAGCAGCAATACGAGAGAATGACTACCGATTCGTACCAGGAACGGCTCAAGGAGCCCGTCAAGGCTACTGCCAAGGACATACCCGTACCCATGATGGCGCGTCTGCAGAAGAAGTCGTACGAGCAGATCACAGCTGGCCAGATCTCAAAGGTAGTCAGTTGTCCAGACCTGCCTCCTCGCTCGCCAGCACCCGATCTGCCCGAGGGCTCTGGCAAGGCACCGCCCGTAAATGCAGGAGGTGCAGGAAATGCAGCAGGACCGCCAGcggcagcaggaggaggagcagcagctgttCCATTTGTGCTGATGGTGCGCGGCAACAGGGGCGGCAAGCAGCAGTTTAAATCGTTTGTCTGTGCCTCAGACTCCCACTTGGCCATCAATCTGAAGGTGCAAGAGCAGAAGATACGCGAGGAGAAGGAAAAGGTGAAGCGCCTCACACTGAACATCACCGAGCGCATAGAGGAGGAGGACTATCAGGAGTCGCTCCTGCCGCCGCAGCATCGAAATTTCACTCAGAGCTACTACCAGAAGCCCAACAAAAACAAGTTCAAACACCAAAAGGGCGCCCCCGATGCGGATCTCATATTTCACTGA
- the LOC108164851 gene encoding 17-beta-hydroxysteroid dehydrogenase 13, with protein MSKVSQSASNANGSSTTNSSDIYNIVLLVVDIVVLIVKFWLAIVESIVGLFQTKPQDNVNGKFVLITGTGHGMGKQMALQYAALGATVICWDVNEQTNNQTVKDIKQKGGKAFGYVCNVTKREELMELAQKVRKEHGFIHVVVNNAGIMPCHPLLEHTENEIRLMYDINVISHFWMIQSFLPDMVERNEGSIVALSSCAGLFGLINLVPYCGTKFAVRGYMAALTEELRQKNPQNNVKLTTIYPYMIDTGLCKNPRYRFPSLFQLISADVAAASIIQAQREGLEEAAIPRSYLTLEKVGRLVPRKAMRLVNDFIDAGVDTDKY; from the exons ATGTCCAAAGTGTCGCAAAG CGCCAGCAATGCTAACGGTAGCAGCACCACGAACAGCAGCGACATCTACAACATTGTGCTGCTAGTGGTGGACATTGTGGTGCTGATTGTCAAGTTCTGGCTGGCGATAGTTGAGTCGATAGTGGGCCTCTTCCAGACAAAGCCGCAGGATAATGTGAACGGGAAGTTTGTGCTGATCACCGGCACTGGCCATGGCATGGGCAAGCAGATGGCCCTGCAGTACGCCGCCTTGGGGGCCACCGTCATCTGCTGGGACGTGAACGAGCAGACCAACAACCAGACGGTGAAGGATATCAAGCAGAAGGGCGGCAAGGCCTTCGGCTATGTGTGCAATGTGACCAAACGCGAGGAGCTGATGGAGCTGGCCCAGAAGGTGCGCAAGGAGCATGGCTTCATCCATGTGGTGGTTAACAATGCCGGCATCATGCCCTGCCATCCCCTTTTGGAGCACACCGAGAACGAGATTCGTCTCATGTACGACATCAATGTGATCTCTCATTTCTGG ATGATTCAGTCCTTCCTGCCCGACATGGTGGAGCGCAACGAAGGCAGCATTGTGGCCCTCTCCTCCTGTGCCGGACTCTTTGGTCTCATCAATCTGGTGCCCTATTGCGGCACTAAGTTCGCTGTCCGTGGCTACATGGCCGCCCTCACCGAGGAGCTGCGCCAGAAGAATCCTCAGAACAAC GTGAAACTGACCACCATCTATCCGTACATGATCGATACGGGCTTGTGCAAGAATCCCCGCTACCGCTTCCCCAGCCTGTTCCAGTTGATTTCCGCCGACGTGGCGGCCGCTTCCATCATTCAGGCCCAGCGCGAGGGCCTGGAGGAGGCAGCCATTCCACGCAGCTACCTGACGCTGGAGAAGGTCGGACGTCTCGTTCCTCGCAAGGCAATGCGACTGGTAAACGATTTCATCGACGCTGGCGTCGACACCGACAAGTACtag
- the LOC108164850 gene encoding dynein intermediate chain 3, ciliary produces the protein MYQNQFIFSRERRLFGRQCLFQDRNELMVSVHPSGRLRLKYILRDPAVHPTQLSDQMALSIMETENVSFDNHGMFHYEGGWPREVNINDEEQTVRHRKKVERDDSWGEQVADMIRAMMNVAEQNNAINIYQNFFADLNPELGQDFRLRFTARVVNVFHDLWVPPRQMTVIDWMPNNDNQFMAQFTNQYRLRQEADTMVPVDAWSGGDNAFYIWEMSNPLKPKIFYDSKEVVTRAKICPKDENNLAGGTWSGKVCLWNTLKSGQPLRICPLEAAHRENTKALCWVHSKSNTEFYTGSLDGSIKYWDTRDLMMPVHELLLEPVPQERQNRQDAHGVMVLEFEYTIPVRFVIGSDMGCIFVGNRKGMTPLETLLAYYQLFAGPVRTINRNPFFVKNFLVTGDWRARVWSEESKDGPSTMYFRKKTQVVCGAWSTGRCSLFVTGDNKGVVDFWDLLLSQRVPIYSINFGSPIQDVVFRSEGALLAIALANGDTKILVLDDAMKSATGKEKALIAAMFEREISRSKILEARVEEIKLKRRTQLLAEEERAKRTGDDIELDLELDPDNPDQFVQLIESDDQFRMAIADFQDMLLTVERKRSKRNMIMERTAFEQYYVEEAQVVEPSRESQEAVNPEVSEPKKKAEAAKAK, from the exons ATGTATCAGAACCAATTTATTTTTTCGCGAGAGCGACGCCTCTTCGGGCGCCAGTGTCTGTTCCAGGACCGCAATGAACTGATGGTCAGTGTCCATCCCAGTGGACGACTACGTCTGAAGTACATTTTACGCGATCCGGCAGTGCATCCCACGCAGCTCAGCGACCAGATGGCCCTCAGCATCATGGAGACGGAGAATGTGAGCTTCGATAATCATGGGATGTTCCATTACGAGGGCGGCTGGCCCAGAGAGGTGAACATCAACGACGAAGAGCAGACCGTGCGCCATCGCAAGAAGGTGGAGCGCGATGACAGCTGGGGCGAACAGGTCGCCGACATGATACGCGCCATGATGAATGTGGCCGAGCAGAACAACGCAATCAACATCTATCAGAACTTCTTTGCCGATCTGAACCCAGAGCTGGGGCAAGACTTCCGTCTGCGCTTTACAGCGCGCGTGGTGAATGTGTTCCACGACCTCTGGGTGCCACCGCGCCAAATGACCGTCATCGACTGGATGCCCAACAACGATAATCAGTTTATGGCCCAATTCACGAACCAGTACCGGCTGCGTCAGGAAGCAGATACGATGGTCCCAGTCGATGCGTGGAGTGGCGGCGACAATGCCTTCTACATCTGGGAGATGAGCAATCCGCTCAAGCCGAAAATTTTCTACGACAGCAAAGAAGTGGTGACGCGTGCCAAGATCTGTCCCAAGGACGAGAACAACCTGGCTGGCGGCACCTGGTCGGGCAAGGTGTGCCTCTGGAACACCTTAAAGAGTGGCCAGCCGTTGCGCATCTGTCCGCTGGAGGCGGCCCATCGCGAGAACACCAAGGCCCTTTGCTGGGTGCACTCCAAATCCAACACAGAGTTCTATACGGGCTCCCTGGACGGCTCCATCAAATACTGGGACACACGCGACCTCATGATGCCGGTGCACGAACTGCTGCTGGAGCCGGTGCCGCAGGAGCGCCAGAATCGCCAGGACGCTCATGGGGTGATGGTGCTCGAGTTTGAGTACACCATTCCCGTGCGCTTCGTTATTGGCAGCGACATGGGCTGTATATTTGTGGGTAACCGCAAGGGAATGACCCCCCTGGAGACGCTGCTGGCCTACTATCAACTGTTTGCCGGTCCCGTGCGCACTATCAATCGGAATCCGTTCTTTGTGAAGAACTTCTTGGTGACCGGCGACTGGCGGGCGCGCGTTTGGTCCGAGGAGTCCAAGGATGGCCCCAGCACAATGTATTTCCGGAAGAAGACCCAGGTCGTCTGCGGGGCCTGGAGTACGGGCCGATGCTCCCTCTTCGTCACCGGCGATAACAAGGGCGTTGTGGACTTCTGGGACCTACTGTTAAGTCAGCGTGTCCCCATCTACAGCATAAACTTTGGTTCACCGATCCAGGACGTGGTCTTCCGCTCGGAGGGAGCACTGCTGGCCATTGCCCTGGCCAATGGCGATACGAAGATCCTCGTGCTGGACGATGCCATGAAGTCGGCCACCGGCAAAGAGAAGGCCCTCATAGCTGCC ATGTTTGAGCGTGAGATCTCGCGTAGCAAAATCCTGGAGGCGCGCGTCGAGGAAATAAAGCTGAAGCGTCGCACCCAGCTGCTGGCCGAGGAGGAGCGCGCCAAACGCACTGGCGATGACATCGAACTAGATCTGGAACTGGATCCCGACAATCCCGATCAGTTTGTTCAGCTAATCGAGAGCGACGATCAGTTCCGCATGGCCATTGCCGACTTCCAGGACATGCTCCTCACTGTGGAGCGCAAGCGTTCGAAGCGTAACATGATCATGGAACGCACAGCTTTCGAGCAGTACTACGTGGAGGAGGCTCAGGTGGTCGAACCCTCTAGAGAGTCCCAAGAAGCTGTTAACCCAGAGGTTTCGGAGCCGAAAAAGAAGGCAGAGGCCGCAAAAGCCAAATAA